CAACCCATTCATTTTCAAGTCGCTTTAACTCTTGCTCCTGAACTGAGCTTGCTACTTCGCTAAATGCTTCCTCAAATGTTTTCACTCGGCTTGGTTCCTTACCCGTAACTTTTACGATTGAAAAACCACCTTGAAACCTCACCGGTTCAGATACATCATTTACTTTCATATTCCAAGCCATCCATGCGATTTCATTTTCACTTGCCGAGACAAGCCCCCAATCACCTCTCTTTTCCCGCATCCCGGGTCTCTCGGTGTATCTTTCAGCAAGCGAATCAAAATCAACCCCTTTCAAAATTTGTGAGTAAATGTCCTTAGCAAGCGATTCGCTCTTAACCCATATCTCACTAAACCTGACCCTGTCTGGGAACCTATAATTTTCCTTGTTCTTCTCATAATAACTCCTCAACTTCTCCTCATTCAAGTCAATCCTATCCCAAACCATTTTTTGCTCAACATAATAAAGCAAAACACCATCAACGAACTCTTTAAGTTCGTTCTTAAACTCGGGATAAATCTTCTCAACATTCCTCGCCCTATACTCAGTTAATTTCATCTCAACCATCCTATCAAGAACAGAACGCATAGAAAAGCGATCAAATTTTTTCCCAGAAAACTCAGCGCTCCTTTTGATTATTTTTATCGCTGAGTCAAGCGTTATTTTAACATCGGCAAACTCAAATAAAACTTTCCTTCTATCGTCGCCCGTATAAACACTGTCCCAGTTTTCATGAGAAGTCGTCTTTGACGTATCCGCTTTTGACAAGAAAAATTCAAATGTTTGCTCATTCAACTTGAAATTATACTCCCTTTTCAAACGCTCAACATACCTTTTGAAATCATACTCAAGACGATATGACTGATATAACTTGTTCAAATCATCAACGATCTCATCAAACGGTTTAACTGGTACAATTTCCGTCACCTTAACTATGTGATATCCCCACCTTGTCCTTATGATATCGCTTATATCACCAACCTTTGCGTTAAACATAAATTGATCAATCTCCCTATATGCTTGACCCCTTGAATAATACCCAGCATCCCCACCACGTTGCACAGAAAACCTATCATCGGAATGTCTTTTTGAAAGCTCACCGAAATCAAATCCATTTCTTAAACTATCAAGAACTGCCTTCATCTCATTATAAAGCCTAAGCGTATCTTCAGGTGTTGCGTTTCTTTCAATTTTCCGTCCAATATGACTTATGCGAATCATCTCAACCCTCGGCTTTCGGTCAAGAACTTCTATGATATGATATCCAAACTTACTTCTAACAGGTTCTTGTGTTCTCTCACCAGGTCTCATTGAATAACAAGCATCCTCAAACTCCGGAACCATAGCTCCAGCTGTGAAATAATACAAATCACCACGATTAAAAATCACAGATGGATCGTCAGAATAATCAAGCGCAACGGAATCCCAAGAAGCCCCAGCATTGAGCTTCTCAATTGCCTCCTTCGCACGCTTATATGCAGAGAGAGTATCTGTGCCATTAATTTGAATAAGTATATGTCTTGCCCTTATTTCTTCCTTCCTCCTCTCATAAAGTTGCTTTAATCCCGGGTCAACAACTTCCCTTTTCGTCAAATACGAAAGCGCAAGTGTAGTGTAATAATCTTTCACCTCACTTTGAACTCTCGGGTCACGATCCAATTTTTGAGCTTTGGCATCAAGGACTTTAAGTTTAAATCTTATCAAAAGGTCAAGGTAATTTTTCCTCTCATCAATTGATTTTTCCTTCGCTTTTGAAACCCCACCGTTGTTTCTCGCAAATGACCTTTCAAATTCATCAAGCGTTATAACTTCACTGCCAATTTTAGCGACATACTCTCTTTTTTCAACGACCCCGATATTTTTCAAAAAGGCACATCCTGAAATTAAAAACACAAACGAAATCAATGTTATGTTCTTTTTCATACTTTGATCCAATTCTTTTGTTTTCACTCAATTATTGTAAAACCAGTGTACTTATGAAGAACTTTTGGAACGATGACTTTCCCCTCCGGGGTTTGATAATTTTCAAGAAGCGCGACCATCAACCTTGATGTTGCGAGCCCCGAACCATTAAGCGTATGGACGAACTCAGGTTTTGATTTTCTATCACGCCTAAATCTGACATTCATCCTCCTTGCTTGGAAGTCCTCAAAATTGCTACAACTTGACGCCTCAAGCCATTTCTTTTCCGCTGGGGACCAAACCTCAATGTCATATGTCTTAGCCGATGCGAAACTCATATCCCCTGTGCAAAGCAAAACAACCCTATAGGGAATGTTAAGAAGTTGAAGAACTTCTTCCGCATCCCTGACAAGTGATTCAAGCTCATCGTAAGATGTCTCTGGCGTTGTAAACTTAACAAGTTCAACCTTGTTAAATTGATGAACTCTCAAAAAACCCTTCGTTTCCCTTCCCCACGAGCCAGCTTCTCTCCTGAAGCAAGCCGAATAAGCGACATATTTTTTCGGAAGTTCACTTATATCAAGGATTTCATCGCGATGGATGTTTGTGACAGGAACTTCCGCTGTTGGTATCAAATAAAGGTCATCCTCGGGACAATAATACATATCATCTTTAAGCTTTGGAATTTGCCCAGTGCCACGCATTGAAGCTTCATTCACGAGGAACGGCGGGAAAACCTCTGTATAACCATGCTTTTGAATGTGAAGGTCAAGCATAAAATTTATCAATGCCCTTTCAAGTGTCGCCCCCTTTCCAATGTAAAGAGGAAAACCACTGCCTGTCAACTTCGCCCCGCGTTCAAAATCAATTATTCCAAGTTTTTTCCCAAGCGTTAAATGGTCTTTTATCTCAAAATCAAACTCCGGAATTTCCCCCCACATCCTAACAACAACATTATCATTTGCATCCTTTCCAACTGGGACCGAACTATGCGGTATATTCGGCAACCAAAGCAAAAGGTTTTCAAGCTCGGTTTCAACCTTCTTAAGTTCAGCATCAATGGATTTAATTTCATCCGAGACCTTTCTCATTTCCTCAATCAAATCGGTTGCATCCTTGCCTTGTTTTTTTAGGTTCGCTATTTCCTCCGTCACATCATTTCGCCTTGCCTTCAAAGCGTCACCCTTTTTGATCAACTCACGCCTTCTTTCATCAAGTTTCAAAATCTCATCAACAGTGTCCCTATCCCCTTTCAATCTGATAGCATTTTTAACAACCTCGGGATTTTCCCTTATAAATTTAAGGTCAAGCATTTCTTGTGAAAAATTTATTTTTTTAATTTTCTATCCCATAAACCCATCTCCTTCCTCTCCTCAAATGTCAACTCAACTGCATGCAATGAAATCTCTTTTAAAACCCTATTTCTCTCCTTCTCAGCTTGATCAAGTCGTTTTAAAGTGTAATCTACATAATCTTTTGAAATATCTACGCCAATATAATCGTGTCCCAAAATTTTCGCTGCAACAAGCACTGTCCCAGTCCCACAAAACGGATCAATAACTATTCCCTTTCCATCCAAAATTGAGTAAATGATTCTCGTCGGTAATTCAATCGGAAACACCGCTGGATGTTCTTTATGCCCTGGTTCAGGTCTTATCTCCCAAACTGAGGTAAATTTTGCATGTTCTGGTCTTAACTCCTCTGGCTTACCCTTAACCAACCAATAAATCCTCTCATCAACTTGCCAAAACCTCCAACCCCTTATATTCCCCGCTATCTTTCTATTCCAAACTATTTCCTGCCAAAACGTCCACTTCGTTTTTAAAAGCCACTCAATCGGATGAATCATCCTTCCGTTTTCATATCTAACCTTGTGATTATAAAAGAAAGAACCACCAGGTTTTATGATTCTAAACAATTCGTTTAAAACATCAACTTGCCATTTTTGATAATCTTCCTCAGGCAAAACATCCCTTACTCCTTTGTAAACGACTTTATCAACGAGCCAACCGCCGTATCGCTCTTTTTTGTTGTATGGTGGTGAAGTTATCCCAAGATCAACACTATCAGAGGGAATTTGAACAAGAACCTCAAGGACATCACCATTGATCACCTTATTCAGGAAATTTTCAATTGGAAGCATGTCAAATCTCTCTACTTTTTAAAAAAGATAAAATCTACTATTGATATACTTGCTGAACTTCCCCAAAGCATCGCTTCGGTAGATAACCTTTAAATCACTGCAATTTCTATAATCGTTAAATGTAAACGAAGCCGAACGCAAATATTCTCCCGGTTCTCTTTTGCCTTCTGGAAATTTCCTTTTTAACTGTCTTTCAATTCTATCACAGCTAAATGGAAACTCAAGTATGTAAACCAACCTTCCATTCACAAATCCACTTACCAGTATGTTTAAGTTTTGATTCTTATCCTTTTCAAACCTCTGGCTCCAACAGTTAGTTTATAACCGTTATACCCAAGTTTCTCTTCTATCGGTTCATAACCAGCAATATAAAGTTTTGACGAATTCTTGTCGTTGAAGTAAATTGTCAAAAAATCTATCAATGTTGACATTAGAGTCGGCTTAGATAACGAATTAAGAAAACTCTGCAATTCTTGTGAAGAGCCAACCGAATAAAGTTTGATTATCTCCTGCAAATTTTTATTCATTCAAGCATTCTTTTTAATTTTACCAAAAATTGAAAACAAACTCAAACATCAAGTTCAAACTTAAACTGACGAATTCCATCTTCAACGCCATAGGGTTTAAGACCGAGTTCTGCCTCCGCTTTCAAAGTTATCAAACCCGACTTCAAAGGTCTGGGCGCGACCTGATTTAACTCGGATGTCTTCACGGGAATTATAAGCTCGCGATCAAAGCTGAAAATTTCAGCAAGCTTAACTGCAAAATCATATCTGCTTACAAAATCCCTGCCCCCAACATTATAAATCCCTTCTTTATCAAACTCAACAACTTTTAAAATTGCAAAAGCAAGGTCATCAACATAAGTTGGATTACCAATCTGATCGATGACCACCTTAATTTTTTCACCCGACGAAAGTTTGTTATAAAGCCAAAGGGCGAAATTACTTTTGACATTTTTACCAACACCGTAAAGGACATTCGTCCTTAAAATCGCAAATCTTATACCCCCAATCTTGATCTCGTTCTCGCTTGCGAGCTTTGTTCTGCCGTAATAATTTATCGGATTCGGAATCGCATTCTCATCGTAGGGACCATTTTTTCCGTCAAAGATATAATCCGTTGAGATATGTATCAACTTCGCATCAACTCTGCGGGCTGAATGGACGAGATTTCTCACCCCCTCAACATTCACACGCCAAGCAAGTTCACGATTTAACTCGCAACCATCAACATTTGTATAAGCTGCTGTATTAACTATAACATCCGGATTAAAATAAACGACAAGATTTTTAACATCGCTTCTATTCGTTATATCAAGCATAGTGTAATCAAAACCCTCAGCCTCAAGAAATGTTCTGGGCTCTTTTGCCGTTGCAAGAATCTCTGCAGATGTGCTCTTCAAAAAAACCTTCAAAACCCTCTGCCCAAGCAATCCGTGACATCCGGTTATCATAACCCTCATCTTTTGACAAGCTCTTTGAGTTTATCTATCTGCGTTGACCCGGGTATTGTCGCATTCAATCCGGCGACGAAATTTGCAAAATCCGTTGATGCTATGGGATTTTTCGTCTTTGAAAATTTATAAAAAAATGCAGAACCAAAAACATCACCGCAACCAGTTGGGTCAACAACTTCAACATCGTAGGCCTTTAAATCAGCTCTTTTTAGACCATTATCAAAATAATAAACCGTTGCGCCAAGATTCGCCCTCGTTATGACCATCGCTTTAACCCCGAGTTTCAAAACCTCCTCAGCAAGCTCATCATCACTCCAACCCGGTTCCCCAATTGATTTTGATTCAAACTCATTCATCTGCACAGTATCAACATTCTCAAACCATTCCCTCCAATCTCGCAATCTCACCCTATATCTGATATTTTTCTCATCAACCCCAAGCGTCATGCTGTGAACATCAAAATGAATATAACAGCTGTAATTTCCCCTCAACTTTTTCAATGTTCCAAGTTCAACATCAAATCCAGAAATCATATTTATAAAAATTCCATCAACACCAACATCCATCAAATATCTAATCTTATCAAACCCAATCGGCTTCGCTATATGAACGGAACATTCCGTTCTTTCTTTCCTATCCTGATAAAAAAGATGAACACGATTTGTAAGCCCCGGAAACTTAAAAATCCCATCAACAACCACATTTCGGTATGCTTTTAACCTTTCAATAAATTTATCATAATCAACTTCTCCAACGCCGAACACAGGATAAATTAAATCTCCACGATCAACAATGTTAGCAAGCGAAGCCAAAGAAAAAAATATCCCACCATAACTTTGAACCTCACTTCCATCTGGTAGATGAATTACATCAAGGCATAAATGTCCAATGATTCCATATTTCATAATTTTGAACCCTTTGACCTAAACTCTTCAAGTTTCCTTTTCAAATCTTCATTTTGTAAGGCGAGCATTTGAACAGCGAGAACAGCTGCATTCACAGCGCCTGCTTTCCCAATTGCAACGGTCGCAACTGGAATACCCGGGGGCATTTGAACTATTGAATAAAGAGAATCAACCCCGTTTAATTCCGAAGATGGGATTGGAACACCTATAACCGGCAGCGTCGTATTCGCAGCTATCACCCCTGGCAAATGAGCAGCCATACCAGCACCCGCAATTATAACCTTAAAACCTCTTTCTTCAGCATTTCTAGCAAACTCAATCGTCTCAAGCGGATTCCTATGCGCAGATAAAACCATTTTCTCATATTCAACACCGAAATACTGCAGATATCGCTCACAGTTTTTCATTATCTCATCATCGCTTGCGCTACCCATCACAATTGCAACCTTCATAAAATCTCCTAATTTATTTTTGATCGACACGATGATTTCAAAAAAGCAAGTATTCTCTCTTTATAAGCATCACCAACGATATCCCAAGAGTTCACATGTCCTGCATTATCAACAAGGAATAACTCACCTTTAGCGGTATATCTAAAAAGAACCTCTGAATGCCACGGTTTTACTGTTTCATCATTTTTGCCATGAATGTAAAGAACAGGGCAAGAAATTCTCTTGACATAGTCAAGTGGTGAAATCTCGTTAACTTTTAGCCCGGATATCCTCTCACAATTTTCAAGGATTTTATCCGTTAAAAATTTTGAAGCGAACTTAAATTTTGTTTTTTGATACTCATAAATCAAATCGTAAAAATTTGAAAAACTTCCCTCAGCTATTACAGCGCAAACGCGATTATCTATACCAGCCGTTTGAAGCGCAACCGCCCCACCAAGCGAAATCCCAAACAGTGAAACCGGAAGGTCTGGATACCTTTTCAAAATAAAACTTATCCACTCGGACAGATCAAACTTTTCAAAATATCCATATGTGCAAAACCTCCCGCCACTTTCACCATGATAGCGCAGGTCAATCAATAAAACATTGTAGCCGTTTTCACTTAAAAATTTTGCCCTTTTCAAACCAAAAGCTTTATTTGTATATGTTCCGTGAATATAAATCACATTACCGATCGGGTCACCAACTGACTTGACAAGCCATCCTTTTAAATCAACACCGTCAAACGACTTTATTTGGACATCTTCATATTCAAGCCCCAAGTCAGACGGTGAGGTAACAACCTTACCATCAATCAAAAAATTTTTTTGTCTCGGTTTTAAAATCCTCATAGGTCCAATGTAACTCACAACTAAAACATAGGCAAAAATCAAAGAAAGCATCAAAATTATAATTAAACTCATCCTTCTCCCTTATCTATATTTTTGTCCTTTGAATTAGCTCTGTTATAAACACTAACTGCAAGCAAGAAACTCAATCCCATCGTTAAAGCCCCAAGCATAAAAGGAGCTCTATGACCGAGATGCCCATATAAAAATCCACCTGTTGATGGTCCCAAAACTCTTGCCAAACTTGAAAGCGATTGCCCCAAACCAAGGGTAAGACCCTGGAATTCACTTTTAGC
This is a stretch of genomic DNA from Candidatus Thermokryptus mobilis. It encodes these proteins:
- a CDS encoding peptidylprolyl isomerase is translated as MKKNITLISFVFLISGCAFLKNIGVVEKREYVAKIGSEVITLDEFERSFARNNGGVSKAKEKSIDERKNYLDLLIRFKLKVLDAKAQKLDRDPRVQSEVKDYYTTLALSYLTKREVVDPGLKQLYERRKEEIRARHILIQINGTDTLSAYKRAKEAIEKLNAGASWDSVALDYSDDPSVIFNRGDLYYFTAGAMVPEFEDACYSMRPGERTQEPVRSKFGYHIIEVLDRKPRVEMIRISHIGRKIERNATPEDTLRLYNEMKAVLDSLRNGFDFGELSKRHSDDRFSVQRGGDAGYYSRGQAYREIDQFMFNAKVGDISDIIRTRWGYHIVKVTEIVPVKPFDEIVDDLNKLYQSYRLEYDFKRYVERLKREYNFKLNEQTFEFFLSKADTSKTTSHENWDSVYTGDDRRKVLFEFADVKITLDSAIKIIKRSAEFSGKKFDRFSMRSVLDRMVEMKLTEYRARNVEKIYPEFKNELKEFVDGVLLYYVEQKMVWDRIDLNEEKLRSYYEKNKENYRFPDRVRFSEIWVKSESLAKDIYSQILKGVDFDSLAERYTERPGMREKRGDWGLVSASENEIAWMAWNMKVNDVSEPVRFQGGFSIVKVTGKEPSRVKTFEEAFSEVASSVQEQELKRLENEWVESLKKKYRVVVNEKALEKAFNR
- the serS gene encoding serine--tRNA ligase; translated protein: MLDLKFIRENPEVVKNAIRLKGDRDTVDEILKLDERRRELIKKGDALKARRNDVTEEIANLKKQGKDATDLIEEMRKVSDEIKSIDAELKKVETELENLLLWLPNIPHSSVPVGKDANDNVVVRMWGEIPEFDFEIKDHLTLGKKLGIIDFERGAKLTGSGFPLYIGKGATLERALINFMLDLHIQKHGYTEVFPPFLVNEASMRGTGQIPKLKDDMYYCPEDDLYLIPTAEVPVTNIHRDEILDISELPKKYVAYSACFRREAGSWGRETKGFLRVHQFNKVELVKFTTPETSYDELESLVRDAEEVLQLLNIPYRVVLLCTGDMSFASAKTYDIEVWSPAEKKWLEASSCSNFEDFQARRMNVRFRRDRKSKPEFVHTLNGSGLATSRLMVALLENYQTPEGKVIVPKVLHKYTGFTIIE
- a CDS encoding DNA-methyltransferase; amino-acid sequence: MLPIENFLNKVINGDVLEVLVQIPSDSVDLGITSPPYNKKERYGGWLVDKVVYKGVRDVLPEEDYQKWQVDVLNELFRIIKPGGSFFYNHKVRYENGRMIHPIEWLLKTKWTFWQEIVWNRKIAGNIRGWRFWQVDERIYWLVKGKPEELRPEHAKFTSVWEIRPEPGHKEHPAVFPIELPTRIIYSILDGKGIVIDPFCGTGTVLVAAKILGHDYIGVDISKDYVDYTLKRLDQAEKERNRVLKEISLHAVELTFEERKEMGLWDRKLKK
- the rfbD gene encoding dTDP-4-dehydrorhamnose reductase — encoded protein: MRVMITGCHGLLGQRVLKVFLKSTSAEILATAKEPRTFLEAEGFDYTMLDITNRSDVKNLVVYFNPDVIVNTAAYTNVDGCELNRELAWRVNVEGVRNLVHSARRVDAKLIHISTDYIFDGKNGPYDENAIPNPINYYGRTKLASENEIKIGGIRFAILRTNVLYGVGKNVKSNFALWLYNKLSSGEKIKVVIDQIGNPTYVDDLAFAILKVVEFDKEGIYNVGGRDFVSRYDFAVKLAEIFSFDRELIIPVKTSELNQVAPRPLKSGLITLKAEAELGLKPYGVEDGIRQFKFELDV
- a CDS encoding carbohydrate kinase family protein is translated as MKYGIIGHLCLDVIHLPDGSEVQSYGGIFFSLASLANIVDRGDLIYPVFGVGEVDYDKFIERLKAYRNVVVDGIFKFPGLTNRVHLFYQDRKERTECSVHIAKPIGFDKIRYLMDVGVDGIFINMISGFDVELGTLKKLRGNYSCYIHFDVHSMTLGVDEKNIRYRVRLRDWREWFENVDTVQMNEFESKSIGEPGWSDDELAEEVLKLGVKAMVITRANLGATVYYFDNGLKRADLKAYDVEVVDPTGCGDVFGSAFFYKFSKTKNPIASTDFANFVAGLNATIPGSTQIDKLKELVKR
- the purE gene encoding 5-(carboxyamino)imidazole ribonucleotide mutase codes for the protein MKVAIVMGSASDDEIMKNCERYLQYFGVEYEKMVLSAHRNPLETIEFARNAEERGFKVIIAGAGMAAHLPGVIAANTTLPVIGVPIPSSELNGVDSLYSIVQMPPGIPVATVAIGKAGAVNAAVLAVQMLALQNEDLKRKLEEFRSKGSKL
- a CDS encoding alpha/beta hydrolase, with amino-acid sequence MSLIIILMLSLIFAYVLVVSYIGPMRILKPRQKNFLIDGKVVTSPSDLGLEYEDVQIKSFDGVDLKGWLVKSVGDPIGNVIYIHGTYTNKAFGLKRAKFLSENGYNVLLIDLRYHGESGGRFCTYGYFEKFDLSEWISFILKRYPDLPVSLFGISLGGAVALQTAGIDNRVCAVIAEGSFSNFYDLIYEYQKTKFKFASKFLTDKILENCERISGLKVNEISPLDYVKRISCPVLYIHGKNDETVKPWHSEVLFRYTAKGELFLVDNAGHVNSWDIVGDAYKERILAFLKSSCRSKIN